From the genome of Scytonema hofmannii PCC 7110, one region includes:
- the kdpB gene encoding potassium-transporting ATPase subunit KdpB has product MDSTPRPPYSRKSERRQARKKSKVRTKGIYRRAIKDAFVKLNPKYAIKNPVMFLVWVGTLITLLVTVNPYLFGPVTGNNLRLFNGLVTGILFFTVLFANFAEAVAEGRGKAQADALRSTKSETVTKKLGDDGAIVEVSSTSLRTGDTVYVVAGDVIPADGEVIMGVASVDESAITGESAPVLKETGSDVASSVTGGTRIISDELIIRITADPGKGFIDRMIALVEGAQRTKTPNEIALTVLLAVLTLVFLFVVMTIPAIAGYVGNSINIAILVALLVALIPTTIGGLLSAIGIAGMDRVAQFNVIATSGRAVEACGDVSTLILDKTGTITLGNRLAEEFIPINGHSMEDIAHVALAASIFDDTPEGKSIFRLAERLGARIDFPRDQAEAVEFSAKTRMSGTNLPNGSQARKGAVSAIKGFVRSRNGNGTAELDIAYEKVSQLGGTPLAVAFDSEIYGVIYLKDIIKPGIRERFEQLRRMGVRTVMLTGDNRITASVIAKEAGVDDFIAEATPEDKIAVIQREQGEGKLVAMTGDGTNDAPALAQANVGVAMNTGTQAAKEAANMVDLDSDPTKLIDIVAIGKQLLMTRGALTTFSLANDIAKYFAIIPVLFAAANLQSLNVMRLTSTNSAVLSALIYNALIIPALIPLALTGVKFRPLTANQLLQRNIFVYGLGGVIAPFIAIKLIDILLTVAGLV; this is encoded by the coding sequence ATGGACTCAACACCCAGACCACCATATTCCCGTAAAAGTGAGCGTCGCCAAGCACGTAAAAAATCGAAAGTTCGCACAAAAGGAATTTACCGCAGAGCTATAAAAGACGCTTTTGTCAAGCTTAACCCCAAATATGCAATTAAAAACCCAGTCATGTTTTTGGTTTGGGTTGGGACCCTCATTACTTTATTAGTGACTGTCAACCCTTACCTATTTGGTCCGGTTACAGGAAATAACTTGCGTCTTTTTAACGGATTGGTGACGGGCATTTTATTCTTCACTGTTTTATTTGCTAACTTTGCTGAAGCAGTTGCCGAAGGGAGAGGTAAAGCACAAGCTGATGCCCTACGTTCAACGAAGTCAGAAACAGTTACTAAAAAACTTGGAGATGATGGAGCAATTGTTGAAGTTTCTTCGACTAGCTTAAGAACAGGTGATACAGTGTACGTGGTCGCCGGGGATGTCATTCCTGCAGATGGGGAAGTGATTATGGGTGTTGCCAGTGTTGATGAATCAGCAATTACCGGAGAATCTGCACCAGTCCTTAAGGAAACCGGATCGGACGTAGCAAGTTCTGTCACTGGTGGTACGCGAATTATTTCTGATGAACTGATTATCCGAATTACAGCAGACCCAGGTAAAGGGTTTATTGACAGAATGATTGCCTTAGTGGAAGGAGCCCAAAGAACAAAAACACCCAACGAAATTGCTCTAACGGTGTTGTTAGCCGTTTTGACGTTAGTCTTTTTGTTCGTTGTGATGACAATTCCTGCGATCGCGGGATATGTAGGAAACTCCATTAATATTGCAATATTGGTAGCGCTATTAGTAGCATTGATCCCCACCACCATTGGAGGATTACTCAGTGCAATAGGTATTGCCGGAATGGATCGAGTTGCTCAGTTTAACGTAATTGCGACTTCAGGAAGGGCAGTAGAAGCCTGTGGTGATGTTAGTACCCTAATCCTTGATAAAACAGGTACGATTACTTTGGGTAACCGATTAGCTGAAGAGTTTATCCCCATTAACGGTCATTCTATGGAAGACATCGCCCACGTTGCTTTGGCAGCGAGTATATTTGATGATACACCTGAAGGTAAATCTATTTTCAGGCTAGCAGAAAGATTGGGAGCCAGAATTGATTTTCCACGAGACCAAGCAGAAGCAGTAGAGTTTTCAGCAAAAACGCGCATGAGTGGTACAAACCTACCGAATGGTAGCCAAGCCCGTAAAGGTGCAGTTTCAGCTATCAAAGGATTTGTACGTTCCCGTAACGGAAATGGTACTGCAGAACTTGATATAGCCTACGAAAAAGTCTCACAACTAGGAGGAACACCGTTAGCTGTAGCCTTTGATAGCGAGATATACGGTGTAATCTATTTAAAAGACATTATCAAACCCGGTATTCGCGAACGTTTTGAGCAGTTGCGGCGAATGGGAGTCCGAACTGTCATGCTAACTGGCGACAACCGCATTACAGCATCTGTCATTGCAAAAGAAGCAGGAGTCGATGACTTTATCGCTGAAGCCACCCCAGAAGACAAAATTGCCGTAATTCAAAGAGAACAAGGAGAGGGAAAATTAGTAGCAATGACAGGAGACGGAACCAATGATGCACCAGCGCTTGCTCAAGCAAATGTTGGTGTAGCCATGAATACAGGAACTCAAGCAGCAAAAGAAGCTGCTAACATGGTAGACTTAGACTCCGATCCCACAAAGCTCATTGACATTGTTGCTATTGGCAAACAGCTCCTCATGACGCGTGGGGCTTTGACAACATTTTCCCTTGCCAATGATATTGCTAAATATTTTGCGATTATCCCAGTTTTATTTGCTGCGGCTAATCTACAAAGTTTAAATGTTATGAGACTAACCAGTACGAATTCAGCCGTGCTATCAGCTTTGATCTACAATGCTTTGATTATTCCAGCATTGATTCCTTTAGCGCTAACAGGTGTAAAGTTTAGACCATTAACAGCTAATCAATTATTACAACGTAATATTTTTGTTTACGGATTGGGAGGTGTAATTGCACCATTTATCGCCATTAAGTTAATTGATATATTGCTAACAGTAGCAGGATTGGTTTAA
- the kdpA gene encoding potassium-transporting ATPase subunit KdpA, whose protein sequence is MGQGLLQIGVTLCILIAIAPLFGRYIARVFMGEKTLLDLVMNPLERIIYLLVGISRQDTMTGWQYIRALLYSNLVMGIVVCAFLALQKFLPWNPTKLAAPKWDIVLHTTISFLTNTDQQHYSGETTLSYFSQSTALGFLMFTSAATGLAVGIAFIRGLTGKPLGNFYIDITRSITRVLLPISIVGAIGLLALGVPQTMNGPLELTTLDGGIQYLARGPVASFEIIKQLGENGGGFFSANSAHPFENPNSISNLIETLAMLSIPAALIFTYGLFANNTKQAWQLFWMVFIIYVILIGITAISEYQGNPIVNKALELEAQPNLEGKELRFGWAQTALWAITTTGTMCGAVNGMHDSLMPPGIFSTMLSLFLQIVWGGQGTGTAYLFIFLILAVFLTGLMVGRTPEFLGRKIEKQEIILSSVVLLIHPIAVLIPSAIALAFPTSLAFQVPPPGYTGTPEFHNISRVVYEYASASANNGSGLEGLGDSTLWWNLSTCLSLLMGRYIPIIVILLLADSMTRKQAVPETPGTLRTDTTLFTAVTAGVILILGVLTFFPVLALGPIAEGFNL, encoded by the coding sequence ATGGGACAAGGACTTTTGCAGATAGGAGTGACACTCTGTATCTTAATAGCGATCGCGCCGCTATTCGGTAGATACATAGCCCGTGTCTTTATGGGAGAAAAAACGCTACTCGATCTCGTCATGAATCCCTTAGAACGAATTATATATTTATTAGTAGGGATTTCCAGACAAGACACTATGACGGGTTGGCAGTATATCAGAGCGTTGCTGTACAGTAACCTTGTGATGGGAATTGTAGTGTGTGCGTTCCTTGCTCTTCAGAAATTTTTACCCTGGAATCCCACAAAATTAGCTGCTCCTAAATGGGACATTGTATTACACACAACTATTTCATTTTTAACTAATACAGACCAGCAACATTACTCAGGAGAAACCACTCTCAGTTACTTCAGTCAAAGTACAGCTTTGGGTTTTTTGATGTTTACCTCAGCCGCTACAGGGTTGGCAGTAGGGATTGCTTTTATACGAGGTTTAACAGGTAAACCACTAGGAAATTTTTACATTGACATAACCCGTTCCATCACGCGTGTATTGCTGCCAATCTCAATAGTAGGAGCGATCGGATTACTGGCTTTAGGTGTACCGCAAACAATGAATGGACCCCTAGAATTAACAACTTTAGACGGAGGTATACAGTATCTTGCAAGAGGACCAGTAGCTTCTTTTGAGATAATCAAACAGTTGGGAGAGAACGGTGGCGGTTTTTTTAGTGCGAACTCAGCGCACCCGTTTGAGAATCCGAATAGTATTTCTAACCTCATAGAAACCCTTGCCATGCTGAGTATTCCAGCAGCACTCATTTTTACTTACGGATTGTTCGCTAACAATACCAAACAAGCGTGGCAGCTATTTTGGATGGTCTTTATCATTTATGTTATTTTGATTGGTATAACAGCCATTAGCGAGTACCAAGGCAATCCCATAGTCAACAAAGCATTAGAATTGGAAGCACAGCCCAATTTAGAAGGAAAAGAACTCAGATTTGGGTGGGCGCAAACAGCGCTGTGGGCAATTACGACAACAGGAACTATGTGCGGTGCAGTCAACGGGATGCACGATTCCTTAATGCCACCGGGAATTTTTTCTACAATGCTCAGCTTATTTTTACAAATAGTCTGGGGCGGACAGGGAACCGGAACAGCATACCTATTCATTTTCTTGATTCTTGCAGTGTTCCTGACTGGGCTAATGGTGGGACGGACACCAGAATTTTTAGGGCGCAAAATAGAAAAGCAAGAAATAATTCTGAGTAGCGTAGTGCTGCTGATTCACCCAATCGCAGTGTTGATCCCCAGTGCCATTGCCTTGGCATTTCCCACATCTTTAGCGTTTCAAGTTCCACCACCAGGATATACAGGCACTCCTGAATTTCACAACATTTCGCGAGTGGTATATGAATATGCTTCAGCCAGTGCCAATAACGGTTCTGGCTTAGAGGGGTTGGGCGATAGTACTTTATGGTGGAACCTGAGCACTTGCTTGAGCTTGTTAATGGGGCGTTATATCCCCATTATTGTCATTTTGCTGTTAGCCGATAGTATGACACGCAAACAAGCAGTGCCAGAAACACCAGGAACACTTAGAACAGATACCACCCTATTTACAGCAGTGACCGCAGGAGTCATTTTAATTTTAGGGGTACTTACATTTTTCCCCGTTTTAGCTTTAGGACCCATAGCTGAAGGGTTTAATCTTTAA